In Labrys monachus, the genomic stretch TCGGAACCATCGCGTCCGTCGCGGGCATGGCCGTGCGGAGCTGGGGCTGGAGGCCCGGGGCCGCCATTCTGGTGCTGGACCTGCTGGCACTGCTCCTGCTCACGCATTGAAGGCGTGCGGCGGCGAGGAGCATGATCCGCTCCGGCCGCCACCATGATCGTCCCGCCACCGGAAGATGCCTTCCGGTGACGGGATCGCGTTCGTCCGGAGCGGAAGCCGGACGCCCATCCGGCCGCAAAGGCCGGAGGATCAAACAGAATTCGAGGAAGGGCCGATGAAGATAGCCATCCCGTCGGAAGTCGATGCGGGCGAATCCCGCATCAGTGCGACGCCCGACACGGTGAAGAAGCTCGTCGGCCTGGGCGCCAGCGTGGAAGTGGCGAGCGGCGCGGGCCTGCGCTCCGGCATCACCGACGCCGATTACGAGGCGGCGGGTGCCGCCGTGGTGCCGACCAATGCCGACGCGCTGCGCGAGGCGGCGATCGTGCTCAAGGTGCGCCGCCCCGGCCCGGAGGAATTGCGCGACTACGCACCCGACGCCATCGTGATCGCCATCATGGATCCCTATGGCCATCAGGAGGCGCTCGGCGCGCTCGCGGCAGCCAGGGTCTCGGCCTTCGCCATGGAGCTGATGCCGCGCATCACCCGCGCCCAGGTGATGGACGTCCTGTCCTCGCAGGCCAATCTCGCCGGCTACCGCGCCGTGATCGACGCGGCGGCCGAATTCAGCCGCGCCTTCCCGATGATGATGACGGCCGCCGGCACGGTGCCGGCGGCGAAGGTCTTCGTCATGGGCGCGGGCGTCGCCGGCCTGCAGGCGATCGCCACCGCACGGCGCCTCGGCGCCGTCGTCACCGCCACCGACGTCCGTCCCGCGGCCAAGGAGCAGGTCTCCTCGCTCGGCGCCAAATTCGTCGCGGTCGAGGACGAGGAATTCAAGCAGGCCGAGACGGCGGCCGGCTATGCCAAGCCGATGTCGGCGGAATACCAGCAGAAGCAGGCGGCGCTCGTCGCCGACCACATCCGCAAGCAGGACATCGTCATCACCACCGCGCTCATCCCGGGCCGGCCGGCGCCGCGCCTCGTCTCCGCGGCGATGGTGGAGAGCATGCGCCCCGGCTCGATCCTGGTGGACCTCGCGGTCGAGCGCGGCGGCAATGTCGAGGGCGCCAGGCCGGGCGAGGTCGTGACCACGGCGAACGGCGTGCGCATCGTCGGCCATCTCAACGTCGCCGGCCGCCTCGCCGCCTCGGCTTCGACGCTCTATGCCCGCAATCTCCTCGCCTTCGTCGAGACGCTGATCGACGCCAAGACCAGGACGCTGGCGCCGAACTGGGACGACGAGCTCGTCAAGGCGACGCTGCTGACCCGGCACGGCGCGGTGGTCCACCCGAATTTCCAGCCGCAGATGGATTGAGCCGGCGGGCGGGTCCGCAGGGGCCCGCCCGCGCCGCCTTTTCGCTGCTGCGGCCCGCGACCAGGCGGGTCGCGAGACCCGCCCATCCCCTTATCCCACCGGGAGGCCGCCATGGCCGACACTCCTCAGGATCTCCTCGACAAGGCCCGCGCGGCCGCCGAAGCGGCGCAGCAGGCGGCCGACATCGCCCATTCCTACGCCGAGCAGATCGCCCTCACCGTCGGGACCGCCGTCCATACCGCCACGGGCGGGGCGATCGACCCGTTCGTCTTCCGCTTCGCCATCTTCGTGCTGGCGATCTTCGTCGGCTATTACGTGGTCTGGTCGGTGACGCCGGCCCTGCACACGCCGCTGATGTCGGTCACCAACGCCATCTCCTCCGTCATCGTCGTCGGGGCGCTGCTCTCGGTGGGCGTGTCGCTCATCGGCGGGGAGCATGGCTCGCTGTGGGCGCGGGGCTTCGGCTTCGTCGCCCTGATCCTGGCCTCGATCAACATCTTCGGCGGCTTCCTCGTCACCGAGCGCATGCTGGCGATGTACAAGCCGAAGGACAAGCCGGCCAAGCCCGTCACCAAGGACGGCTCGACCCCGTCCTCCGGCCGTTGAGGAGCGGGTCATGTCGGTCAATCTCGTCCAGATCCTCTATCTGATCGCAGGCGTCCTGTTCATCCTGGCCCTGCGCGGCCTGTCCTCGCCGGCCACCTCGCGCCAGGGCAACCGCTTCGGCATGATCGGCATGGCGATCGCCATCGCGACCACCCTCGCCGTCGCGCCGCCCGCCGGCCTGTCGGGATGGCTGCTCGTCATCCTCGGCCTCGCCATCGGCGGCGGCATCGGCGCCGTGGTGGCCCGGCGCGTCGCCATGACGGCGATGCCCCAGCTGGTCGCCGCCTTCCATTCGGGCGTCGGCCTCGCCGCCGTCTTCGTCGCCGCCGGCGCGCTCTATGCGCCCGCCGCCTTCGGCATCGGTGACGCCACCTTCATCGAGCACGGCTCGCTGGTCGAGATGTCGCTCGGGGTCGCCATCGGCGCCATCACCTTCACCGGCTCCGTCATCGCCTTCGCCAAGCTCAACGGCAACATGTCGGGCGCGCCGATCATGCTGCCGGGACGCCATTTCATCAACATCGCCCTCGCGGCGCTGCTGGTGGTGCTGATCGTCGCCTTCGTCATTTCGGCACACCACCTGCTGTTCTGGCTGATCGTGCTGACGGCGCTGGTGCTGGGCGGCCTGATCATCATCCCGATCGGCGGCGCCGACATGCCGGTCGTCGTCTCCATGCTCAATTCCTATTCGGGCTGGGCGGCGGCGGGCATCGGCTTCACCCTCGGCAACCTCGCCCTCATCATCACCGGCGCGCTGGTCGGCTCGTCCGGCGCCATCCTGTCCTACATCATGTGCAAGGCGATGAACCGTTCGTTCATCTCGGTGATCCTGGGCGGGTTCGGCGGCGAAGCAGCGTCCGGCGCCGCCAAGGGACCGGAGACGCGGCCGGTCAAGCGCGGATCGGCCGACGACGCCGCCTTCATCATGAAGAACGCCTCCAAGGTGATCATCGTGCCGGGCTACGGCATGGCGGTGGCCCAGGCCCAGCACGCGCTGCGCGAGATGGCCGACCGCCTCAAGGCCGAGGGCGTCGAGGTCAAATATGCCATTCATCCCGTGGCGGGCCGCATGCCCGGCCATATGAACGTGCTGCTCGCCGAGGCCAACGTGCCCTATGACGAGGTGTTCGAGCTCGACGACATCAACGCCGAATTCGGCCAGGCCGACGTCGCCTTCGTCATCGGCGCCAACGACGTCACCAACCCCGCCGCCAAGACCGACCGCGCCTCGCCGATCTTCGGCATGCCGATCCTCGACGTCGAGAAGGCCAAGACCGTGCTGTTCGTCAAGCGCGGCATGGGATCGGGCTATGCCGGCGTCGAGAACGAGCTCTTCTTCAGGGACAATACCATGATGCTGTTCGGCGACGCGAAGAAGATGGTCGAGGAGATCCTGAAGAACCTGTAGAATTTTGGGCGCGCCGGCGTCCCGTCCGCATCCTTTCGGCGTGCGCGACGTTTCAGGAAGCGGACAGGCGACATGGCATGCCATGCGCCGGGATGTCGGCGCTCCGGGCACCCTGTCCGGAGAGATCACCCAAAAGCGGGAAAGCCATGACCGATCTCACTCTGCTCGGCGATATCGGCGGCACCAACAGCCGTTTTGCCCTGGTCAACAAGGGACGGACCGACTACCGCCACGAGCGGCATTACGAGAATGCCGGCTTCCCCTCGTTCCAGGACGCCATCGAATCCTACGTCGCCGAGATCGGCGAGCGGCCGACGGCGGGCGTCGTCGCCATCGCCGGCCCGGTGGCCGGCGACATGGTCGGACCGACCAACCTGCAGCGCTGGCTGTTCAACCCGCCGACGCTGGCGGCGGCACTGCGCTTCGTCAGGCTCGACGTCATCAACGATTTCGAGGCCGTCGCCCACGCTTTGCCGCATCTGGCCGAGAGCGACACCCGGACGATCGGCGAGGTGCCGGCCTACAGCGCCGGCGGCAACATGGCGGTCCTCGGCCCGGGCACCGGCCTCGGCGTCGGCGCTCTCGTCAGGGGCGGCTCGCGCTGGGTGGCGGTGCCGTCCGAGGGCGGCCATGCCGAGATCGGCGCCCCCTCGCGCGAGGCGTGGAGCCGGGCGCATGAGTTCATCCGCCGGCGCATCGGCCGCGTCTCCGGCGAGCATGTCCTGTCCGGGCCCGGCCTGCAGCGCATCGACGGCGCGCTCAATGCGCTGGCCGGCCATCCGGCCGAGCGCAGTGCCGCCGAGATCGGCACCGCGGCGGTCGCTGGGACGGATGCGATCGCCCTCGAGGCGGTGCATCTGTTCTTCGACTATCTCGCGCGCTTTTCCGGCGACGTCGCGCTGATGTTCGCGGCCAAGGGCGGCGTGTTCCTCTATGGCGGCGTGGTGCAGAAGCTTTCCGGCCTCATGGACCAGGCGGCGTTCCGCGCCGCCTTCGAGGCCAAGAGCCCGCTGGAGAAGTTCCTGTCGCAGATCCCGACGCGGCTGATCACCCACCCCACGCCGGGCCTCATCGGCTGCGCCGCGGTCGCCTCGCATTGGTGACGGGCGGGCGTCGCGGCAGGATGGAGAGGCCGCCATCTCGCCGCCCCATGATGAAGCGCGACGCCTCCAGCCCTTCTCCCCGCTGGCGGGGAGACGGGAAGATGAGGGGCTGCGCAACTGCATAAGGCCGATGGCGTCGGCTCCGCTCCTCACCTCTATCCTGTCCCCGCTCTGCGGGCGAGGGGACATCGGCGTCGCGGCAGGATGGAGAGGCCCCCCTCTCGCCGCCCCATGTTGAAGCGCGACGCTGCCAGCCCTTCTCCCCGCTGGCGCGGAGAAGGGGAGGATGAGGGGCCGCGCAACTGCCGTCTCGCCGCCCGACGAGACGCCCCGCCAGGACGGCGCCCGCCTTCGTCACGCGCGCTCGACCGTCTCGATGGGGCTAGCCCGCCGGTCCCGCCCGGGGCTGCGCAGCACGCGCAGCAGGATGAACGCGGCCATGGCGAGGTGGATGCCGGCATTGTGCAGATAGAGCGCGGAATCGCCGAGAAATTTCATGGCATAATAGGCGCTGACCGGGCCGAGCATGGCGCCGAGGCAATAGATGAACAGCAGGGCGGCGGCGACGCCGACCGCGTTCTCCCGCCCCGTCAGGTCGTTGGTATAGGCGGAACTGACATAATACTGGGTGGAGATGATGCCGCCCATGATGAAGCCGACGACGATGAAGGGCCAGCCCAGCAAGCGCGGGCCGGCCCAGTAGACGCCGATCTCGAACAGCGCGGTCAGCAGCGCCAGGCCGGTCAGCACCAGGCGGCGGTCGAAGGCGTCCGAGATCCTGCCGACCGGGAACTGGAACGCGGCCGAGCCGATGGTGATGGCGGTGACGAGCGTGCCGGTGGCGATGCCGGACATGCCGAGCTTGGTGGCGTAGACCGGCGTCAGCGACCAGAACGGCCCGTTGGCGAAGCCGATCAGCCCGGCGCAGACGAAGCCCACCGGCGTGGTGCGCAGCAGCCAGGGCAGGCGCATGCCGGCCCGCTTGGCTCCCGGCATCGGCGCATCGTCCCGCGCCAGCAGCAGCGGCGCGAGGAAGACCGCGACGCAGGCCGCGGCAAGGCCGAAGATGGTGAAGGCGCGCACGTCGCCGAGGCGCATGAACTGGTTGCCGACCGCCCAGCCGGCATATTGCGTGATGCTGTAGAGGCCGAGCAGGCGCCCGCGGACGCGGTTCTCCGCCTTGCCCTGCAGATAGCTTTCGACGATGGCGTAGATGCCGGAGAGGCAGAAGCCGCGCAGGAAGCCGATGGCGATCCAGGCATGCGGCTCGACGAAGGCGCCGGCCGCCGTGATCATCAGGGCGCCGCCGGCGGACGAGAAGCCGAAGGCCTTGATGTGCCCGAGGCGATGCACGAGGCGCGGCGTCAGCATGGCGCCGGCCAGCATGCCGCCGAAATAGGCCGAGCCCATCAGGCTGATGTCGAGAGCCGGGAAATGCTCCAGTTCGGCCCGCACCGGCAGCAGGGTGGTGAGGACGCCGTTGCCGGCAAGGACGCCGAAGACGGCGACGAGCAGCGCGGCGATCGAGGCATAGGAGGAACGCAAGGTCCGGACTCGGCAAGGGGAGGAAACAACGGGGTGGGAGGCGGAGCGCGCCCGCTCACGCGGGAAGGCGGGATTCGACCCTCCCGGGCATATGCGAGAAGCTGCGGATGAGCCAGGAGCGGAACAAGGCGATCTCGGGGCGGTCGAGATCGTCGGGATGGATGGAGAGGTAATAGCCGTAGCCGTCGTCGACATGGATGTCGTAGGGCCTGACCAGCCGTCCGGAGCGCATCTCGTCCTCGAACAGCACCGGGTCGACCAGCGCCAGGCCCTCGCCCGACAGGGCGTATTGCACCGCCAGCTGCGCGGTATCGAAGACCAGGCCGCGGTCGAGATCGCCCGGCGCGATGACGCCCTGGAGGGTGTGGCCGGAGAAGGTCTGGGCGGCGCGCGCGAAATTCTCCCACAGGAAGGAGGGCGGCCGGCCGTCGAGTTTCACATGAAGCAGATCGTTGGCGGCCAGGAAGGAGGCGACGTCGAGGCCCTTGCCCCGCTCGGCCACGGCGGGGTGGCACAGGATGGTCAGGCGCACCATCCACAGCAGGTCGAGCACC encodes the following:
- a CDS encoding Re/Si-specific NAD(P)(+) transhydrogenase subunit alpha yields the protein MKIAIPSEVDAGESRISATPDTVKKLVGLGASVEVASGAGLRSGITDADYEAAGAAVVPTNADALREAAIVLKVRRPGPEELRDYAPDAIVIAIMDPYGHQEALGALAAARVSAFAMELMPRITRAQVMDVLSSQANLAGYRAVIDAAAEFSRAFPMMMTAAGTVPAAKVFVMGAGVAGLQAIATARRLGAVVTATDVRPAAKEQVSSLGAKFVAVEDEEFKQAETAAGYAKPMSAEYQQKQAALVADHIRKQDIVITTALIPGRPAPRLVSAAMVESMRPGSILVDLAVERGGNVEGARPGEVVTTANGVRIVGHLNVAGRLAASASTLYARNLLAFVETLIDAKTRTLAPNWDDELVKATLLTRHGAVVHPNFQPQMD
- a CDS encoding proton-translocating transhydrogenase family protein → MADTPQDLLDKARAAAEAAQQAADIAHSYAEQIALTVGTAVHTATGGAIDPFVFRFAIFVLAIFVGYYVVWSVTPALHTPLMSVTNAISSVIVVGALLSVGVSLIGGEHGSLWARGFGFVALILASINIFGGFLVTERMLAMYKPKDKPAKPVTKDGSTPSSGR
- a CDS encoding NAD(P)(+) transhydrogenase (Re/Si-specific) subunit beta, translating into MSVNLVQILYLIAGVLFILALRGLSSPATSRQGNRFGMIGMAIAIATTLAVAPPAGLSGWLLVILGLAIGGGIGAVVARRVAMTAMPQLVAAFHSGVGLAAVFVAAGALYAPAAFGIGDATFIEHGSLVEMSLGVAIGAITFTGSVIAFAKLNGNMSGAPIMLPGRHFINIALAALLVVLIVAFVISAHHLLFWLIVLTALVLGGLIIIPIGGADMPVVVSMLNSYSGWAAAGIGFTLGNLALIITGALVGSSGAILSYIMCKAMNRSFISVILGGFGGEAASGAAKGPETRPVKRGSADDAAFIMKNASKVIIVPGYGMAVAQAQHALREMADRLKAEGVEVKYAIHPVAGRMPGHMNVLLAEANVPYDEVFELDDINAEFGQADVAFVIGANDVTNPAAKTDRASPIFGMPILDVEKAKTVLFVKRGMGSGYAGVENELFFRDNTMMLFGDAKKMVEEILKNL
- the glk gene encoding glucokinase, giving the protein MTDLTLLGDIGGTNSRFALVNKGRTDYRHERHYENAGFPSFQDAIESYVAEIGERPTAGVVAIAGPVAGDMVGPTNLQRWLFNPPTLAAALRFVRLDVINDFEAVAHALPHLAESDTRTIGEVPAYSAGGNMAVLGPGTGLGVGALVRGGSRWVAVPSEGGHAEIGAPSREAWSRAHEFIRRRIGRVSGEHVLSGPGLQRIDGALNALAGHPAERSAAEIGTAAVAGTDAIALEAVHLFFDYLARFSGDVALMFAAKGGVFLYGGVVQKLSGLMDQAAFRAAFEAKSPLEKFLSQIPTRLITHPTPGLIGCAAVASHW
- a CDS encoding MFS transporter; protein product: MRSSYASIAALLVAVFGVLAGNGVLTTLLPVRAELEHFPALDISLMGSAYFGGMLAGAMLTPRLVHRLGHIKAFGFSSAGGALMITAAGAFVEPHAWIAIGFLRGFCLSGIYAIVESYLQGKAENRVRGRLLGLYSITQYAGWAVGNQFMRLGDVRAFTIFGLAAACVAVFLAPLLLARDDAPMPGAKRAGMRLPWLLRTTPVGFVCAGLIGFANGPFWSLTPVYATKLGMSGIATGTLVTAITIGSAAFQFPVGRISDAFDRRLVLTGLALLTALFEIGVYWAGPRLLGWPFIVVGFIMGGIISTQYYVSSAYTNDLTGRENAVGVAAALLFIYCLGAMLGPVSAYYAMKFLGDSALYLHNAGIHLAMAAFILLRVLRSPGRDRRASPIETVERA
- a CDS encoding LysR substrate-binding domain-containing protein; this encodes MDRRWLPLNALRAFEAVGRQGSFTGAAQSLLVSQSAVSRHVIGLEDFLGVPLFDRKPPQPSLTDAGRRLLPVVEKAFERIDTTLEEIMRERGEPRRSLRVLLPTTFAQRLVVPILRGFRAEFPDLKLDIDSRPTPGNAEREADIAVVYSPPRVASQVLDLLWMVRLTILCHPAVAERGKGLDVASFLAANDLLHVKLDGRPPSFLWENFARAAQTFSGHTLQGVIAPGDLDRGLVFDTAQLAVQYALSGEGLALVDPVLFEDEMRSGRLVRPYDIHVDDGYGYYLSIHPDDLDRPEIALFRSWLIRSFSHMPGRVESRLPA